The DNA window AAATTGCCAGTCAGCACTATTGGGGGTTCCAAAATTCACCCTGATAATCAAAAAATCGAGTTTTCAGGGTGAAACTATTTTTTTGAAAAAATTGTGGATAACTTGTGGATAACTTGTGAATGAAGCTCAAAAAATTGTGGATAACTTTTAAAAACCACTCCAAAACACTGATCAGCAACATGTTTTAAAAAGGGCATTTTCAAAGACCGCTCTAGATCGAGTTATTCAGACGAAAAAAAAAGTTATCCACAAGTTATCCACACTTCATTCACACTTCATTCACATTTTTTTGACATAGCCAATAAGCGCATTAGATCAGCTTATTGCTAGGTCAAAAACACGAGTTATCCACAAAAAGTGCCTTCACCTACTACTACTATATCTTACAGATATATTTAACTAGTAGTAGGTAACGAGCATAATTGCCACTTTTGCTTTAACAAGTTTCTTAAACGGGTTGTGGTAAAGAGTGCCTACTTCTTACTTCTCTTTTTTGAAAACCTATGGTACACTGGAATTTGAGCATCACTAGAGTTATATAATTATCCAAGGAATACTGTGAAACTGTCGCACGTAATAGACGAACTTTTTGAAGAAAGAGGACTTGATAGGACTGTTGTAAGTACTATCATTTCTGAAGGCATGCTTGCAGCTTATAAAAAAAAGTATCCTGATTTGCCTATAAGTGTAAACTACAACAAAAAAACTGATGAGATAGAAATATCAAGTCAAAAAGAAGTAGTTAACAGTGTAGAAGATGAAGATACACAAATAAGTTTGCGTAAAGCACGTGCTCTTACTGATTCAGCTGAGCTTGGTGCTAGTATTGATGTACCTTTTGAAAAGCCAATTGGTCGTATTGAGATTCTTAAAGCAAAACAAGTTATTGCTCAAAAAATCCGTTCTATTGAAGCAACTGCAGTATACGAAGAATTTAAATCTAAAGAAAACACTATTGTTCATGGCATTGTGCATAAGTGTGAACATAACGGTATTACCGTAAAGCTTCAAGATACTCTTGCTTTTTTGCCTAAGTCGCTTACTATACCCGGTGATAAATGCGTTATTGGTTATACTATTCGAGCATTGCTTAAAGAAGTTTTACCTGAACCTCGTAATGAAAATCAGCTTATTCTTGATCGTACTTCTACCGATTTTTTAAGGAAACTTTTTGAATTAGAAGTACCAGAAGTGTTTGAAAAGCTGGTTGAAATAAAAAAAGTAGTACGAGCTCCAGGATATAAATCAAAAATAATTGTTGTATCTCATGATAAAAATATTGATCCTGTCGGTACTCTTGTAGGAGTTGGAGGAGCACGTATAAAGCCCATACTACGTGAATTGGGTAGTGAAAAAATTGATATTATCGGCTTAAGCCGTTCGCTTGAAGATTTGGTTAAAGATGCGCTAAAGCCTGCAGAAGTTAATCGTGTTGACTTGATTGATAACAAAAATGCTGAAGTATGGTTGGATGAAGATCAACGATCAATAGCTATTGGTAAGATGGGTCAAAATATTGCTTTAGCTTCACAGCTTACTGGAATGAATATCCATTTGGTAAAAAGTGATTTAGATGATGAATCTCGCTCTTCTGCACGTGAATCTTATGACGAATCTTATGGTGAATAAAACGAATGTGCAGACTATAAAAAATGACTAAATTATCAGAAAAATCTCTCACTCAAACAACTACAAACCAAGCTGATGGAGCTATTCCCTTAGTGCCTATGACCGTAGCTGATTTTGCTCTAAAGGCTCAAAAGCCACTAAGCG is part of the Candidatus Dependentiae bacterium genome and encodes:
- the nusA gene encoding transcription termination factor NusA gives rise to the protein MKLSHVIDELFEERGLDRTVVSTIISEGMLAAYKKKYPDLPISVNYNKKTDEIEISSQKEVVNSVEDEDTQISLRKARALTDSAELGASIDVPFEKPIGRIEILKAKQVIAQKIRSIEATAVYEEFKSKENTIVHGIVHKCEHNGITVKLQDTLAFLPKSLTIPGDKCVIGYTIRALLKEVLPEPRNENQLILDRTSTDFLRKLFELEVPEVFEKLVEIKKVVRAPGYKSKIIVVSHDKNIDPVGTLVGVGGARIKPILRELGSEKIDIIGLSRSLEDLVKDALKPAEVNRVDLIDNKNAEVWLDEDQRSIAIGKMGQNIALASQLTGMNIHLVKSDLDDESRSSARESYDESYGE